A window of Candidatus Acidiferrales bacterium genomic DNA:
GATCGGTCGAAAGCCCGTCAGAGATATCCATCATGGCGCTGGGTATGCTGTCACGGGCCAACGATTCGGCGAGGTCCAGCGGAATGCGCGGGTAGAAATGCGGACGCAGATGCTTTTTCAGCGAAGGCCGGCGAGACAAGCCGCGAAGGACGATTTCGAGGCCCAACTGTGCGGCACCGAGCCGTCCACTGACGTAGAGGAGATCGCCGGGACGTGCTCCAGCCCGAGTGACGGCCTTACCGTGCGCGATTTCTCCCAGCACGGTGATGCTGATTGCCACGCGCTGCGTTTTCGAAATGTCGCCGCCAACAAGACGAATTCGCGATTCCCGAGCCGCGCGAGCCATTCCGCGGGCAAATCGGGCGAGCCAGTCGTGCGTCTTTTGGGATGGGAGCGCGAGCGCAAGCAGGAAGTAGCGCGGACGCGCGCCCATGGCCGCGAGATCGCTCACCGCGCGCGCAAGGGACTTGTACCCGATCGACTCAGGTGGATGAACGCTATCGAGGAAGTGGATACCCTCGAGGGATGAATCACAGCTCAAGACCCAATCGGTCTTTCCTGAGGGGCGCAGTACCGCTGCGTCATCGCCGATTCCCAAAGGGATGCCAGACTGTCCATGGCGTTCCAAAATGGAAGGAACCGCGCGTGTAAGTCTTTTAATTAGCGTGTTTTCCCTGTCCTTCAGGCCAGTTGAAATGGGGCTCATGGCGCGTTGTATAATTCTATCCAGTGGCACGATTGTGCCCACCGGATTATAGAGGTGATTCGGTGGATAAAGCGAGCGGCCTGTCTCAAAGAGAGAGAATTTTCGGTTGACTCTCGAGGGGTAGCACAATTATAGTCGGGCCGGGTTTCGAACCAAGTCTCGCGGTTCAAACGCTTTTGAGCATGCGCAGACCGTTATGAGGGGCCAGCGGTCATCCAGTCCAGCGCAGAGAGCAGCTCAGGACTTTTAAACTCAAGCCATGAGAAGGAAACATTACACATTTTTTATTGCTTCCACGGACTCCGGAAAGATGCGGCGTCTGCAGATACCGCACTATGTTCTGCACTTCCTGGGGATTCTTGCAGTTGTCGGCGGGATTACAGTGCTTGTGGCTACGGCTTCGTATTCGCGGATGCTCTGGAAGGCGGCGGCATATAACTCACTGCAGCGCGACCAGGACAATCTGAAGGCTCAGTATCATCAGTTGCAGACGCAGGTGAAGGACGCGAACCAGAGACTGAATTCCTTACAATCCCTTGCGAGCCAGGTTGCCGTAGCCTACGGTTTGGCGCCGGTCGCAGAGGTGCCGTTCGGGTCGAAGGACAGCTCAAGCCAATCGAATTCGGCATACGAACAGACACTCGACCAGTTCAATTTCCTCGAGCAGAATGCAGCCGCCGTGGAGCTTGCCTCGACGGGCACCGTTCGTTTGCTTCCCGGAAACAACATTTTGAATGCGCCGTTTGTGCCTTCGCTGTGGCCGGTGATGGGCAGAATCACGAGCCGCTTCGGCGAACGGCTGGATCCGTTCGACGGCGAGGGTGAATTTCACACGGGCTTGGACATCGCGTCGCACTATGGCGATGACGTGCGGGCGGCGGCGGATGGCGTGGTGGTTTGGACAGGGGATCGGGAAGGGTATGGCCGAGTCGTAATTGTTGATCACGGGTTTGGAATCACGACATGGTACGCGCATCTTTCCGCGTATGTAGCGCAAGTCGGAATGCGCGTGAAGCGCGGCGACGTAATCGCGTATGAAGGCGATAGCGGCCATGCCACGGGACCACATCTGCATTTCGAGGTGCGCATCAACAACGCGCCAGTGAATCCGTGGCGCTATCTGCATCAAGCCGATGACGGTGGTGCGATTTCCGGCGGCGGTGACTGAAGCAAGCGGCGCCGGACATTTGAAATTTCTCTTCGAAGATTCCTCGCGATGTTTCTGACGGTGGGATTCCTTAC
This region includes:
- the thiL gene encoding thiamine-phosphate kinase yields the protein MSPISTGLKDRENTLIKRLTRAVPSILERHGQSGIPLGIGDDAAVLRPSGKTDWVLSCDSSLEGIHFLDSVHPPESIGYKSLARAVSDLAAMGARPRYFLLALALPSQKTHDWLARFARGMARAARESRIRLVGGDISKTQRVAISITVLGEIAHGKAVTRAGARPGDLLYVSGRLGAAQLGLEIVLRGLSRRPSLKKHLRPHFYPRIPLDLAESLARDSIPSAMMDISDGLSTDLARLCAASGVGARLWAPQIPTVRVPQLLKRTSLTPLELALHGGDDYGLLFTVPPKSLSRLRRLAAMQQITKIGEVTRDTKLRLIRADGTQSLLEPGGWQPF
- a CDS encoding M23 family metallopeptidase; the encoded protein is MRRKHYTFFIASTDSGKMRRLQIPHYVLHFLGILAVVGGITVLVATASYSRMLWKAAAYNSLQRDQDNLKAQYHQLQTQVKDANQRLNSLQSLASQVAVAYGLAPVAEVPFGSKDSSSQSNSAYEQTLDQFNFLEQNAAAVELASTGTVRLLPGNNILNAPFVPSLWPVMGRITSRFGERLDPFDGEGEFHTGLDIASHYGDDVRAAADGVVVWTGDREGYGRVVIVDHGFGITTWYAHLSAYVAQVGMRVKRGDVIAYEGDSGHATGPHLHFEVRINNAPVNPWRYLHQADDGGAISGGGD